In the Nocardioides marmotae genome, CTCGTGCTGCTCCTCGTCTCCGCCGCGGTCGGCGTCGGGGCGGGGGTCGCCCTCGGGGCCGCGATCGGCTCGACGCCGATGCCCTTCGCGCTCGAGGCCGCGCCGATCATCGGCGCGACCGTGCTCCTCGTGGTGCTCGGCGTCCTCGGCGCCGCCGCCGCCGTCGTCCGCATCACCCGTGTCGACCCGTTGACCGCCCTGGGAGGCAGCCGATGACCGCCGTGCTCCACCTCGACCACGTCTCGCTCGTCCACAGCGACGGCGACGACCACGTCACCGCCCTGGACGCCGTCGACCTCGAGGTCGCCGCCGGCGAGCTCGTCGCCGTCGTCGGGCCCTCCGGTGCCGGCAAGTCCAGCCTGCTCGCCGTGGCCGGTGCGCTCATCCCGCCGACCTCCGGCACGGTGCGGGTCGGCGGCGTCGACCTCGCGGGGCTCTCCTCGCGCAAGCTCACCGCGCTGCGGCGCGAGCGGATCGGGTTCGTCTTCCAGACCGGCAACCTCGTGCCGGCGCTGACCAGCCTCGACCAGGTCCGCCTGCCGCTGACCTTCGGCAAGGTCGAGGACCCCCGCGACCCCGCGGAGCTGCTGGCGGAGGTCGGGATGGCGCACAAGGCGGGCAGCCGCCCCCACCAGCTCTCCGGCGGCGAGCGCCAGCGGGTGGGCATCGCCCGCGCGCTGGTGACCCGCCCCCAGGTGCTGCTGGTCGACGAGCCCACCGCCGCGCTGGACCGCCAGCGCAGCCAGGACGTCGTCGGGCTGCTGGCGCGTGAGGCGCACGAGCACGGAGTCGCTGCGATCGTGGTCACCCACGACCACGACGTGCTGCACCACTGCGACCGCGTCCTGGAGATGGTCGACGGCCGGCTCTCGCCGCAAGGCGTCGCCGTCGGGTGACCACCGGGGTGGTCCATCACCGGCGCTCCCTGTCGTCCCGCCCGCGCCCCGCTGCGGGAGGATGAGCGTCGTGCCCCGCATCTCTGCCGCCACGGTCGCCGAGCACCGTGCCCAGCAACGGCGAGCGCTGCTCGACGCCGCCCGCGCGCTCCTCGCGCAGTCGGCGTCGGCGCCGTCGATGGGGGCGGTCGCGAGCCGGGCCGGCCTGGCCCGGACGAGCGTCTACCAGTACTTCGCCTCGGTCGAGGAGCTGATGGCCGCCGTCGTCGCCGACGTCTTCCCCGACTGGGCGGCGCACGTCCTGGACCGGGTCGCCGCCGCCCCGACGCCGGGTCAGCGGGTCTGGGCCTACGTCGAGGCGAACCTCGAGCTCTTCGCGAGCTCCGAGCAGGCCGTCGCCGGCGCGCTCGCCCGGGTCGTGGAGCCGCACGTGCTGCGGGGGCCGATGGAGGACTTCCACGCCCGCCTCCAGGTCCCGCTGCTCGCCGCCCTCGAGGACTTCGGCGAGCCGGAGCCCTCCGCGATGGCCGAGCACGTCGACTCCCTCATCCACCAGGCCTCGCGGGACCTCGGGTCGCTCGAGCCCGCCGAGCGCGCCGCGGCTCGGGCCCGGGCGCTGGCCCGCCTGCGCCGCCTGCTCGGGGGCTACCTCCGGCTCGACGAGGACGAGTAGCCGCTCGACGGAGCGGAGGCTGGCCGCGCGCCGGCGCCGGGTCAGTGGCAACCCATGGGTCGACCCGATGGTCGGTTCCGGTGGCAGCGACCCCATTGTCACCCGGGGGACGTTGTGGCACCCTTCACACATCGAACCGACCGAGCAGTCGGTCTGTCGCATGTAGGCCTGAGCACGCGCCGTCGTGCAGTCGGAGGAGCCAGCCCGTGAACTCACCCGGACCCACCCGTGAAGAGGTGCAGCTAGAGGTCTACCGCAAGGTCGTGACCATCCGCTTCGCCGAGCTGCGCATCCGCGAGCACGTCGAGGCCGAGGGCTTCGGCGGCTTCTGGCACCCCGGCATCGGCCAGGAGGGCCTGCAGGTCGGTGCGGTCAGCGCGATGCAGCCTGACGACTACCTCTACTACGCCCACCGGGGCCTGGGATACGCCTTCGCCAAGGGCATGGAGCTCGAGCTCCTCTTCGGCGACCTGCTGGGGCGTCGCACAGGCAGCACCCGCGGGAAGGGCGGCGGCACGGTGCACTTCGCCGACGCGTCCAGGCAGGTGCTGGGACAGGGCGGCACCCTCGGATCGAGCTTCGTCATGGGCGCCGGCACGGCCGCCGCCTCCCAGCTGCTGGGGGACGGCCGGGTCACGGTGGTGTTCTTCGGCGACGGCGCATCCGGCCGGGGGACCTGGCACGAGGCGGCGCTCCAGGCCTCGGTCTGGAAGCTGCCGGTCGTCTGGATCTGCGAGAACAACGGCTGGGCGCTGTCGGCCCGGTTCACCGAGCAGAGCCCGACCGAGCACGTCGCGGACCGCGCACCGGCGTACGGCATGCCGGGCGTCGTGGTCGACGGGCAGGACGCGATGGCGGTCCGCGAGGTCACCCTCGAGGCGATCGACCGGGCGCGCCGCGGTGAGGGACCCACGCTGATCGAGGCCAAGACGCTGCGGATCAGGGGTCACTACGAGGGCGACCGCCAGCCCTACCGGGACGACCCCGTGCTCGGCGACGAGATCCCGAACGACCCGGTCCACCGCCTCGGCGAGACCATCCCCGACGACGTGCGCCGGGAGATCGACGCCGAGGCGCGGACCCGGGTCGAGCAGGCCTTCGACGCGGCCCTCGCGGCGCCGCGAGCAGACGACTCCGTGATCTTCGAGGACGTGTGGGCATGAGTGCAGCAACGACGACCGACCGCGTGATCGGCTACTCCCGCGCCATCAACGAGGCGCTGGCCGAGGAGATGCGGCGCGACGAGCGGGTCTGGATGATGGGCCAGGACATCGGCCGCCTCGGCGGCGTCTTCGGCCTGACCCGCGGCCTGCTCGAGGAGTTCGGGCCGATGCGGGTGCGGGACACCGCCATCAACGAGACCTTCATCGTCGGCGGGGCCGCCGGTGCCGCGCTGGCCGGGACCATCCCCGTCGTCGAGCTCCAGTTCGCCGACTTCCTCTTCACCGCCGCGGACGAGATCTTCCACAAGCTCGCGAAGTGGCGCTACATGCACGGCGGCCA is a window encoding:
- a CDS encoding TetR/AcrR family transcriptional regulator; its protein translation is MPRISAATVAEHRAQQRRALLDAARALLAQSASAPSMGAVASRAGLARTSVYQYFASVEELMAAVVADVFPDWAAHVLDRVAAAPTPGQRVWAYVEANLELFASSEQAVAGALARVVEPHVLRGPMEDFHARLQVPLLAALEDFGEPEPSAMAEHVDSLIHQASRDLGSLEPAERAAARARALARLRRLLGGYLRLDEDE
- a CDS encoding thiamine pyrophosphate-dependent dehydrogenase E1 component subunit alpha codes for the protein MNSPGPTREEVQLEVYRKVVTIRFAELRIREHVEAEGFGGFWHPGIGQEGLQVGAVSAMQPDDYLYYAHRGLGYAFAKGMELELLFGDLLGRRTGSTRGKGGGTVHFADASRQVLGQGGTLGSSFVMGAGTAAASQLLGDGRVTVVFFGDGASGRGTWHEAALQASVWKLPVVWICENNGWALSARFTEQSPTEHVADRAPAYGMPGVVVDGQDAMAVREVTLEAIDRARRGEGPTLIEAKTLRIRGHYEGDRQPYRDDPVLGDEIPNDPVHRLGETIPDDVRREIDAEARTRVEQAFDAALAAPRADDSVIFEDVWA
- a CDS encoding ABC transporter ATP-binding protein, with the translated sequence MTAVLHLDHVSLVHSDGDDHVTALDAVDLEVAAGELVAVVGPSGAGKSSLLAVAGALIPPTSGTVRVGGVDLAGLSSRKLTALRRERIGFVFQTGNLVPALTSLDQVRLPLTFGKVEDPRDPAELLAEVGMAHKAGSRPHQLSGGERQRVGIARALVTRPQVLLVDEPTAALDRQRSQDVVGLLAREAHEHGVAAIVVTHDHDVLHHCDRVLEMVDGRLSPQGVAVG